The proteins below are encoded in one region of Campylobacter helveticus:
- the argB gene encoding acetylglutamate kinase, translating to MQKYLEKAQTLIEALPYIRKFNSKIILIKYGGSAMENDELKHCVMQDIALLKLVGLKPVIVHGGGKDISKLCENLGIKSEFKNGLRISDKETTKVAEMALLQINKNLVQNLECLGVKAIGICGKDGGLLQCEKKDEDLGFVGAISSVKVGILNELLEKDFLPVIAPVGMDESFNTYNINADDAACELAKALKAEKLVFLSDIAGLYRDFDDKNSLISKITINEAKTLLSSLQGGMLVKLKSCIDACENGVKKVHILDGRVKHCLLLEFFTDEGIGTLVV from the coding sequence ATGCAAAAATACTTAGAAAAAGCGCAAACCCTCATCGAAGCTTTGCCCTACATACGCAAATTTAACTCTAAAATCATACTGATAAAATACGGCGGCTCTGCTATGGAAAATGACGAGCTAAAGCACTGCGTTATGCAAGACATCGCCCTTTTAAAACTTGTAGGCTTAAAGCCCGTCATAGTTCATGGCGGAGGCAAGGATATTTCAAAACTCTGTGAAAATTTAGGCATTAAAAGCGAATTTAAAAATGGGCTAAGGATTAGCGATAAAGAAACAACAAAAGTAGCTGAAATGGCACTCTTGCAAATCAATAAAAATCTTGTGCAAAATTTAGAGTGTTTAGGCGTGAAAGCTATAGGAATTTGTGGTAAGGACGGGGGGCTTTTGCAGTGTGAGAAAAAAGACGAGGATTTAGGCTTTGTGGGTGCAATTTCTAGTGTTAAGGTGGGAATTTTAAATGAGCTTTTAGAAAAGGACTTTTTACCTGTTATCGCTCCTGTGGGAATGGATGAGAGCTTTAACACTTATAATATTAACGCCGATGACGCCGCTTGTGAATTAGCCAAGGCTTTAAAAGCAGAAAAGCTCGTTTTTTTAAGTGATATTGCAGGGCTTTATAGGGATTTTGACGATAAAAATTCGCTCATTTCAAAAATTACTATAAATGAGGCAAAAACCTTGCTTTCTTCTTTGCAAGGAGGTATGCTAGTCAAGCTTAAATCCTGCATTGACGCTTGTGAAAATGGCGTGAAAAAAGTGCATATTTTAGATGGACGCGTGAAGCATTGTTTATTGCTTGAATTTTTTACCGATGAGGGTATAGGGACTTTGGTGGTGTAA
- a CDS encoding GNAT family N-acetyltransferase, producing the protein MKIRAMQESDYEKVYALWCEIKGFGLRSIDDSFENISAFLRRNPGLSAVAELDGEIVGSILCGHDGRTGGFYHVCVHKNHRKKGIAHEMTKFCLEALKKEKINKIALIAFKSNDLGNEFWRHYGFTLREDANYYDLSLNDNNKTNFNH; encoded by the coding sequence ATGAAAATTAGGGCAATGCAAGAGAGTGATTATGAAAAAGTGTATGCTTTGTGGTGTGAAATTAAGGGCTTTGGTCTAAGAAGTATTGATGATAGTTTTGAAAATATCAGTGCTTTTTTGAGGCGTAATCCCGGTTTGAGTGCTGTGGCAGAACTTGATGGCGAAATAGTAGGGAGCATACTTTGCGGACACGATGGACGCACGGGCGGCTTTTACCATGTATGTGTGCATAAAAATCATAGAAAAAAGGGCATAGCACACGAGATGACAAAATTTTGCCTAGAGGCGCTTAAAAAAGAAAAGATTAATAAAATTGCCCTCATTGCTTTTAAAAGCAATGATTTGGGTAATGAGTTTTGGAGGCATTATGGCTTTACTTTGCGAGAAGATGCAAATTATTATGATTTATCCCTAAATGATAATAACAAAACGAATTTTAACCATTAG
- the argC gene encoding N-acetyl-gamma-glutamyl-phosphate reductase, protein MELKVGILGASGYVGNELVKILSKHPKTKLTYIGSKNNVGQSYNALYPHSNLSLQFASEDLSKIQLDVLFMATPHEFSASFINDALLKRMKIIDLSADFRLKNLRNYELYYHFTHPNEKLVKEAVYGLSELYCEEIKKARLVANAGCYTTCSILSLYPVVKEKVIDLSSIIIDAKSGVSGAGRGAKIENLFCEVNENFKAYAIASHRHTPEIEEQLSLAANEELKIQFTPHLVPMQRGILASIYANLACDLDEVELRKIYEKYYKDKLFIRLLPEKTYPQTHFVSHSNFMDLNFCIDKRTKRLIIIGALDNLVKGAAGQAVQNMNLMFDFDENLGF, encoded by the coding sequence ATGGAACTTAAGGTAGGAATTTTAGGTGCTAGTGGCTATGTGGGTAATGAGCTTGTGAAAATTCTCTCAAAACACCCCAAAACAAAGCTTACTTACATAGGCTCAAAAAATAATGTAGGACAAAGTTACAACGCCCTTTATCCGCACTCAAATTTAAGTCTTCAATTTGCTAGCGAGGATTTAAGTAAAATTCAGCTTGATGTGCTTTTTATGGCGACTCCGCACGAATTTAGTGCGAGTTTTATTAATGATGCTTTATTAAAGCGTATGAAAATTATCGATTTGAGTGCGGATTTTCGCTTGAAAAATTTGCGAAATTATGAGCTTTATTATCATTTTACTCACCCTAATGAAAAGCTTGTCAAAGAGGCTGTTTATGGGCTTAGTGAGCTTTATTGTGAGGAGATAAAAAAGGCGCGTTTAGTGGCAAATGCGGGCTGTTATACGACTTGCTCTATCCTTAGTCTTTATCCTGTGGTGAAGGAAAAAGTGATTGATTTAAGCTCCATTATCATCGACGCAAAAAGCGGAGTAAGTGGGGCTGGACGCGGAGCTAAGATAGAGAATTTATTTTGTGAAGTTAATGAAAATTTCAAAGCCTACGCCATAGCTTCGCACCGTCATACACCAGAGATTGAGGAGCAATTAAGCCTTGCAGCAAATGAGGAACTAAAAATTCAATTCACCCCTCATCTTGTGCCTATGCAAAGGGGGATTTTAGCAAGTATTTATGCGAATTTAGCCTGTGATTTAGATGAAGTGGAGTTAAGAAAAATTTATGAAAAATACTATAAAGATAAGCTTTTCATTCGCCTTTTGCCTGAAAAAACTTATCCGCAAACGCATTTTGTAAGCCATAGTAATTTTATGGATCTTAATTTTTGCATAGATAAACGCACAAAAAGACTTATCATCATCGGTGCTTTGGATAATTTAGTCAAAGGTGCGGCTGGACAAGCGGTGCAAAATATGAATTTAATGTTTGATTTTGATGAAAATTTAGGATTTTAG
- a CDS encoding Dam family site-specific DNA-(adenine-N6)-methyltransferase: MTKIIHSKPSYIKSPLNYIGGKYKILPQILPLFPKRIDTFIDVFCGGCNVAINVNAKRILANDNLSYLIALLRFLQQNPLEKTLQEIEQIIHFYALSKENAEGYKLLRQDYNAYKHPLKLLALLAFSFNHQIRFNNAHHFNTPFGRNRSSFNPQMKINLIDFIQSLQQISITFSSLDFSEIFSTLDSMQDKELFVYCDPPYLITQGTYNDGKRGFSGWNESLEKWLLNYLSKLDSKGILFGLSNVLTHKGQENKLLKQWLEKYNFYIHTIQAHYTNANYQAKYRDKQHTQEVFITNYKADNAFYWQ; the protein is encoded by the coding sequence ATGACAAAAATAATACACTCAAAACCAAGCTATATCAAATCACCGCTCAATTACATTGGCGGAAAATACAAAATATTACCCCAAATCCTACCCTTATTTCCTAAAAGAATTGATACTTTTATAGATGTATTTTGTGGAGGTTGTAATGTAGCAATCAATGTCAATGCCAAGCGAATTTTGGCAAATGATAATTTAAGTTATCTTATCGCTCTTTTAAGATTTTTGCAACAAAATCCTTTAGAGAAAACACTGCAAGAAATAGAGCAAATCATACATTTTTATGCTTTAAGCAAAGAAAATGCAGAGGGTTATAAACTTTTAAGACAGGATTATAATGCGTATAAACATCCTTTAAAATTACTTGCACTTCTTGCTTTTAGTTTTAATCATCAAATACGCTTTAATAACGCACATCATTTTAATACCCCTTTTGGCAGAAATCGCTCAAGTTTTAACCCACAAATGAAAATCAATCTCATTGATTTTATACAATCCCTACAACAAATCAGTATCACATTTTCTAGCCTTGATTTTAGTGAAATTTTTAGCACTTTAGATTCTATGCAAGATAAAGAATTGTTTGTGTATTGCGACCCACCCTATCTTATCACGCAGGGCACTTATAATGATGGTAAAAGGGGTTTTAGTGGCTGGAATGAAAGCCTAGAAAAATGGCTTTTAAACTATCTTAGCAAACTAGATTCTAAAGGCATTCTCTTTGGACTTTCAAATGTCCTTACCCACAAAGGACAAGAAAATAAGCTTTTAAAACAATGGCTAGAAAAGTATAATTTTTATATTCACACCATACAAGCACACTATACAAATGCAAATTATCAAGCAAAATATAGGGATAAACAACACACGCAAGAAGTATTCATTACAAATTACAAGGCGGATAATGCGTTTTATTGGCAATAA
- a CDS encoding DNA adenine methylase has translation MRFIGNKEKLAPIIYDFLQKLRLIKAENQSFFDVFSGSVSVGKFFRHKGFKVYSSDMLYFSYCLQKAYLEYGIPTFEKLLLEKQSLQNPTFFNTPYEKVLNFLNSLRGVQGFIGTHYAPNPTNARMYFTQENAQKIDAMRLQIEQWKNENHINESEYFILLATLLESVSLFANVAGVYAAFCKSWDKRALKPFMLKAIEFSQGISGECFCGDSVKILQGFKKSIDILYLDPPYNQRQYAPNYHLLETLARYDNPSIKGVAGMREWGKQKSLFCNAKTALIQLENIAKLPCYKNLVLSYNSDGIMQKDSIFKLLESFGKVSFYEIPYRRFKSNAKVQKNGVFEYLWVLEKST, from the coding sequence ATGCGTTTTATTGGCAATAAAGAAAAATTAGCCCCCATCATTTATGACTTTTTACAAAAACTTAGGCTTATTAAGGCAGAAAACCAAAGCTTTTTTGATGTTTTTAGCGGCAGTGTAAGTGTGGGGAAATTCTTTAGGCATAAAGGCTTTAAAGTATATAGTAGTGATATGCTGTATTTTTCTTATTGTTTGCAAAAAGCATATTTGGAGTATGGGATTCCAACTTTTGAAAAGCTTTTACTAGAAAAACAATCCTTGCAAAACCCCACTTTTTTTAACACTCCTTATGAAAAGGTGCTAAATTTTTTAAATTCTTTGCGTGGTGTGCAAGGCTTTATTGGCACACATTATGCACCCAACCCGACAAATGCAAGAATGTATTTCACACAAGAAAATGCACAAAAAATAGATGCGATGCGTTTGCAAATAGAGCAATGGAAAAATGAAAATCATATCAACGAGAGTGAGTATTTTATCCTCCTTGCCACGCTTTTAGAATCTGTGTCTTTATTTGCAAATGTGGCAGGTGTGTATGCAGCATTTTGTAAGAGTTGGGATAAAAGAGCTTTAAAGCCTTTTATGTTAAAGGCTATTGAGTTTTCGCAGGGCATAAGCGGGGAGTGCTTTTGCGGGGATAGCGTAAAGATTTTGCAAGGTTTTAAAAAGTCTATTGATATACTTTATCTTGACCCGCCTTATAATCAAAGACAATACGCCCCAAATTATCATTTACTAGAAACCCTTGCAAGATATGATAATCCTAGTATTAAAGGTGTGGCTGGAATGCGTGAGTGGGGGAAGCAAAAAAGCCTATTTTGTAACGCAAAAACTGCTTTAATACAGCTAGAAAATATTGCAAAATTACCTTGCTATAAAAACTTAGTGTTAAGTTACAATAGTGATGGAATTATGCAAAAAGATTCTATTTTCAAGCTTTTAGAATCCTTTGGTAAAGTAAGTTTTTATGAAATTCCTTATAGGCGATTTAAAAGTAATGCTAAAGTGCAGAAAAATGGTGTATTTGAATATTTATGGGTGCTTGAAAAATCAACCTAA
- a CDS encoding DNA adenine methylase, translated as MQENPAFLKEQIITYLGNKRALLGFLKQGFDYAKKELKKEKLSFLDMFSGSGIVSRFAKAHSDFIIANDLELYSKIINSCYLANLSKDELENLALLHQKLLNAPLKKGFITELYAPKDENAIQKDERVFYTKENALYLDSLRQAIDKQIPKHLRQFFLAPLLYEASVHANTSGVFKGFYKDKNGVGKFGGVGENALSRIRGKMCLKMPVFSNFHCEFEVLQKDANLLSEELERLDLAYFDPPYNQHPYGSNYFMLNLLATYEKPTEISKVSGIPKQWNRSVYNKAKEAEDALFELMAKTRAKILLLSYNCEGFVKKENFIKRLEKLGKCFILEQNYNAFRASRNLKNRPIHIKEQLYIVKKA; from the coding sequence ATGCAAGAAAATCCCGCTTTTTTAAAAGAGCAAATTATCACTTATTTGGGTAATAAAAGAGCCTTGCTAGGCTTTTTAAAACAAGGCTTTGACTATGCAAAAAAAGAGCTTAAAAAAGAAAAACTCAGCTTTTTAGATATGTTTAGCGGCTCAGGGATAGTAAGCCGCTTTGCTAAGGCGCATAGTGATTTTATCATTGCAAATGATTTGGAGCTTTACAGCAAAATTATTAATTCTTGTTACTTGGCAAATTTAAGCAAAGATGAACTTGAAAATTTAGCCCTTTTACACCAAAAGCTTTTAAACGCGCCCTTAAAAAAAGGCTTCATCACTGAGCTTTACGCGCCTAAAGATGAAAATGCTATCCAAAAAGATGAACGCGTTTTTTACACTAAAGAAAATGCCCTTTATTTAGACAGCTTAAGACAAGCCATAGATAAGCAAATTCCAAAGCACCTGCGCCAGTTTTTCTTAGCTCCTTTGCTTTATGAAGCTAGCGTTCATGCAAATACAAGTGGCGTTTTTAAGGGCTTTTATAAGGATAAAAACGGGGTGGGGAAATTTGGCGGAGTGGGAGAAAATGCTCTTTCACGCATTAGGGGGAAGATGTGTTTAAAAATGCCTGTTTTTTCGAATTTTCACTGCGAATTTGAGGTTTTGCAAAAGGACGCAAATCTTTTAAGCGAAGAGCTTGAAAGGCTTGATTTAGCTTATTTTGACCCGCCTTATAATCAGCACCCTTACGGCTCAAACTATTTTATGCTAAATCTCTTGGCTACTTATGAAAAGCCTACTGAAATTTCTAAGGTAAGTGGCATACCAAAGCAGTGGAATAGAAGCGTGTATAATAAGGCAAAAGAAGCAGAGGACGCACTTTTTGAGCTTATGGCTAAAACGCGTGCGAAAATTCTTTTACTCTCTTATAATTGTGAAGGTTTTGTGAAAAAAGAAAATTTTATTAAAAGGCTTGAAAAGCTTGGAAAATGCTTTATTTTAGAGCAAAATTACAATGCTTTTAGAGCTAGTCGCAATCTTAAAAATCGTCCCATACATATTAAAGAACAGCTTTATATCGTTAAAAAAGCTTAG
- a CDS encoding EcoRI family type II restriction endonuclease has protein sequence MIENIKASKLRAEFDTSFMDRAIYPDGGILFLKKKDEPNFAKVLLITEAKRQGTNDERAKEGRKKQATGNAIERLGKNLTGIKAMLNHEKITPFVCFGWGCDFAPSEKTVLAKLNVLNEFYYLNKTYIFKTDGNSNFNYFSPVSMYFREEKWKADEMFHICKEIAETALRYYIF, from the coding sequence ATGATAGAAAATATTAAAGCCTCTAAGCTTAGGGCTGAATTTGATACGAGTTTTATGGATAGAGCGATTTATCCTGATGGGGGAATTTTATTTTTAAAGAAAAAAGATGAGCCAAATTTTGCTAAGGTGCTTCTCATCACAGAAGCCAAAAGGCAAGGCACAAATGACGAAAGAGCAAAAGAGGGCAGGAAAAAACAAGCCACAGGCAACGCTATAGAAAGATTAGGCAAAAATCTCACAGGCATTAAAGCTATGCTTAATCACGAAAAAATAACACCTTTTGTGTGTTTTGGCTGGGGTTGCGATTTTGCTCCCAGCGAAAAAACGGTGTTAGCAAAACTCAATGTCCTTAACGAATTTTACTATCTTAATAAAACTTACATTTTCAAAACGGACGGCAATAGTAATTTTAATTATTTTTCTCCGGTGAGTATGTATTTTAGAGAAGAAAAATGGAAAGCGGATGAAATGTTTCACATCTGTAAAGAAATAGCCGAAACGGCTTTGAGATATTATATATTTTAG
- the topA gene encoding type I DNA topoisomerase produces the protein MKKDLIIVESPAKARTISNFLGDKFEVMASKGHIRDLPKTSFGIKIEEDSFVPEYRISKDHSALVKELKAKAAKAGQIYLATDEDREGEAIAYHIAKAIGKDENALPRIVFHEITKSAIEHALKNPRKLDISSVNAQQTRRLLDRIVGYKLSPLLGQKIQRGLSAGRVQSAALKIIVDREKEIRAFVPLEYFSIDMIFNKDLEAELVEFDKKKLEKLSLTNKDRAKLILEECKKAEFSVENIESKERKIAPPPPFMTSTLQQSASNRLGFTPKKTMMIAQKLYEGVKTHQGTMGVITYMRTDSLNLAKEAVKGAREFIKEHFGKEYLPSKENIYATKNKGAQEAHEAIRPTNLSFTPKLAAKYLEKDELRLYTLIYNRFLACQMNPALSQSEGVFVRGGRALFKISGRRVLFEGFYKVYGDMDKDKILPEFKKGEKLKVQNLELNSHFTEPPARYSEAGLVKKLESLGIGRPSTYAPTISILTSRDYVKIDKKQLVPSEVAFSVTEVLEKNFSDIVDSHFTSNLENTLDEIAENKADWQETLREFYYPFMRKIEEGKSKIKSQKTFTKLEEKCPECGSELAVRKGRYGEFIACLAFPKCRYSRNLNNENKSESEKQTKKTNGTGIICPKCKSGEVVERFSKRGKFYGCNCYPKCDFVSNYKPSEEKCEECGETMVIKELKKGTFLECPKCKVKKEML, from the coding sequence ATGAAAAAAGATTTAATCATCGTCGAGTCTCCTGCAAAGGCGAGAACGATAAGCAATTTTTTAGGCGATAAATTCGAAGTAATGGCGTCAAAAGGACACATTAGAGACCTACCCAAAACAAGCTTTGGCATCAAGATAGAAGAAGATAGCTTCGTGCCTGAGTATAGAATTTCAAAAGACCATAGTGCTTTAGTCAAAGAACTTAAAGCTAAGGCGGCAAAGGCGGGACAAATTTATCTTGCGACGGACGAGGATAGGGAGGGGGAGGCGATAGCGTATCACATCGCAAAAGCCATAGGTAAAGATGAAAACGCCCTGCCTCGCATAGTCTTTCACGAAATCACAAAAAGCGCCATAGAACACGCCCTAAAAAACCCTAGAAAGCTTGATATAAGCTCGGTCAATGCCCAGCAAACTAGGCGTTTGCTAGATAGAATCGTAGGCTATAAACTAAGCCCCCTTTTAGGACAAAAAATTCAAAGAGGCTTAAGTGCGGGTAGGGTGCAAAGTGCGGCGCTTAAAATCATCGTGGATAGAGAAAAGGAAATCCGTGCCTTTGTGCCGCTGGAGTATTTTAGTATCGATATGATTTTTAATAAGGACTTGGAGGCGGAGCTGGTCGAATTTGACAAAAAAAAGCTTGAAAAACTAAGCCTTACAAATAAAGACCGCGCCAAGCTCATCTTAGAAGAGTGCAAAAAGGCGGAATTTAGCGTGGAAAACATAGAAAGCAAGGAACGCAAAATCGCCCCGCCACCGCCCTTTATGACCTCTACGCTGCAGCAAAGCGCGAGTAATAGGCTAGGCTTCACCCCTAAAAAAACGATGATGATAGCGCAAAAGCTTTATGAGGGTGTGAAGACTCATCAAGGCACGATGGGCGTTATCACTTATATGAGAACGGATAGCCTAAATTTAGCTAAAGAGGCGGTAAAGGGTGCTAGGGAATTTATAAAAGAGCATTTTGGAAAAGAGTATCTACCAAGTAAAGAAAATATTTATGCGACTAAAAATAAGGGCGCACAAGAAGCTCACGAGGCTATCCGCCCTACGAATTTAAGCTTTACGCCCAAACTTGCCGCAAAATACCTTGAAAAAGATGAATTAAGGCTTTATACTCTCATTTACAACCGCTTTTTAGCCTGTCAAATGAACCCGGCGCTTTCGCAAAGTGAGGGCGTTTTTGTAAGGGGAGGGAGAGCTTTATTTAAAATCAGTGGGAGGAGAGTATTATTTGAGGGATTTTATAAGGTGTATGGGGATATGGATAAGGATAAAATTTTGCCTGAATTCAAAAAGGGGGAGAAATTAAAGGTGCAGAATTTAGAGCTAAATTCGCATTTTACCGAGCCACCTGCTAGATACTCGGAGGCTGGGCTTGTCAAAAAGCTAGAAAGCCTTGGCATAGGACGCCCCTCCACTTACGCGCCGACTATTTCTATCCTTACGAGTCGTGATTATGTGAAGATTGACAAAAAGCAGCTTGTCCCTAGTGAAGTTGCCTTTAGCGTAACGGAAGTGCTTGAAAAGAATTTTAGCGACATCGTGGATAGTCATTTTACTTCAAATTTAGAAAATACCCTTGATGAAATCGCCGAAAATAAAGCCGACTGGCAAGAGACTTTAAGGGAATTTTACTATCCTTTTATGCGGAAAATCGAGGAGGGCAAAAGCAAAATCAAAAGTCAAAAAACTTTCACAAAACTTGAGGAAAAATGCCCCGAGTGCGGAAGTGAGCTAGCCGTGCGTAAGGGAAGATATGGGGAATTTATCGCTTGTCTTGCCTTTCCAAAATGTCGCTACTCAAGGAATTTAAACAATGAAAATAAAAGTGAGAGTGAAAAGCAAACCAAAAAAACAAACGGCACAGGCATAATTTGCCCTAAATGTAAAAGTGGCGAGGTGGTGGAACGCTTTTCAAAACGGGGGAAATTTTACGGGTGTAATTGCTATCCTAAATGTGATTTTGTCTCAAACTACAAGCCAAGCGAGGAAAAGTGTGAGGAGTGTGGCGAAACTATGGTTATTAAAGAGCTTAAAAAAGGCACTTTTTTAGAATGCCCTAAATGTAAGGTTAAGAAGGAAATGTTATAA
- the flgE gene encoding flagellar hook protein FlgE translates to MMRSLWSGVSGMQAHQIAMDVEGNNISNVNTTGFKYSRADFGTMFSQTVKIATVPTENLGGQNPLQIGLGTSINSTTRIHSQGSVQTTDKNTDVAINGDGFFMVSDDGGLTRYLTRSGDFKLDAYGNFVNNAGLVVQGWNINWDDQSIDTSRSPQNIFIDPGMHIPAAKSTEVAIKANLNSGLNVGNAARPIYGLDSVHGWNKKTGEAKDENDVGTTQFYSTSKNSMEVTEKGVDAGALFNGSGQGLNLRDGQGIWVSYTDAKFETDKGNSNVFDPNNKTQQQNVIFWGDQNKPVKMDITLNGVQITNDNIKSLDEAINYINTFTNPTDGRDGTGVVATKKQDGSGITFTNTNSNGTTDNMKNIDLQINAGNQAGELQTVLVANGNFNWNAMQLNSLQARTDSKWIAGNFQNNQNHVQIVTAHKYVYSSNPVQITPMYNPDGGKTWNQVDLNTLGTPENNYNLAVKGGLLNTQVRQFRTTEDLRELLQRDARYGVDYNGSGGFETTGEDVNEGVTVTITENGNYSISNPNKTTTPPQGINGVNRTNHDLNFNVTAYTDKQGKVSTNDAFTKIFKAFDGVQTVGSMKKESEQLKLSAFSAGLEIFDSLGNKHTLEVQFVKQTTTQDGGNEWQMIIRVPEPAEINTTGDGPANIVVGTARFNNDGSLASYNPKTLNFSPNNGAMPNQQIKLSFGTSGGNDGLVSSSSASTLTNQATDGYASGNLKPDAIRVDDKGHILGEFTNGKVFSVAQIAMASVANNSGLEEIGGNLFKVTGNSGDIVVGEAGTGGRGEMKTSALEMSNVDLSRSLTQLIVVQRGYQANSKTISTSDQMLNTLLQLKQ, encoded by the coding sequence ATGATGCGTTCTCTTTGGTCTGGTGTTAGCGGTATGCAAGCCCACCAGATAGCAATGGATGTCGAGGGTAATAACATCTCCAATGTTAATACCACAGGTTTTAAATACTCCCGTGCGGATTTTGGCACAATGTTTTCTCAAACGGTTAAAATAGCCACTGTGCCTACGGAAAATCTAGGCGGACAAAATCCTCTGCAAATAGGACTTGGCACGAGCATAAATTCTACAACAAGAATTCACTCTCAAGGCTCAGTGCAAACCACAGATAAAAATACCGATGTCGCGATTAACGGCGATGGCTTTTTTATGGTGAGCGATGACGGCGGACTTACTCGCTATCTCACAAGAAGCGGGGACTTCAAGCTTGACGCGTATGGGAATTTTGTCAATAACGCAGGTCTAGTCGTGCAGGGCTGGAACATCAACTGGGACGACCAAAGTATCGATACCTCTCGCTCTCCGCAAAATATCTTCATCGACCCAGGTATGCACATCCCAGCGGCAAAATCCACCGAAGTAGCGATAAAAGCGAATCTTAATAGTGGTCTTAATGTCGGCAACGCCGCCCGTCCTATTTACGGACTTGACTCCGTTCACGGGTGGAATAAAAAAACAGGTGAAGCCAAAGACGAAAACGATGTCGGCACAACTCAGTTTTACTCCACTTCTAAAAATTCTATGGAAGTAACAGAAAAGGGTGTGGATGCTGGAGCTTTGTTTAACGGCAGCGGACAAGGGCTAAATTTAAGAGACGGACAGGGCATTTGGGTGAGCTACACAGACGCGAAATTTGAAACCGACAAAGGCAACTCAAATGTCTTCGACCCAAATAATAAAACTCAACAGCAAAATGTCATATTCTGGGGCGACCAAAATAAACCTGTAAAAATGGACATCACGCTAAATGGAGTGCAAATCACAAATGATAATATCAAAAGCCTCGATGAAGCGATAAATTATATCAACACCTTCACCAACCCAACTGACGGGCGTGATGGCACAGGCGTGGTAGCGACTAAAAAGCAAGATGGCTCAGGCATAACATTTACCAACACCAACTCAAACGGCACCACCGATAATATGAAAAACATCGACTTGCAAATCAACGCAGGAAACCAAGCAGGTGAGCTTCAAACCGTGCTAGTAGCTAATGGCAACTTTAACTGGAATGCTATGCAACTCAACTCCCTCCAAGCTCGAACGGACTCCAAGTGGATAGCGGGTAACTTCCAAAATAATCAAAACCATGTCCAAATCGTAACCGCACATAAATATGTCTATAGCTCAAATCCTGTGCAAATCACCCCTATGTATAACCCCGATGGTGGGAAAACTTGGAATCAAGTGGACTTAAATACTCTCGGAACCCCAGAAAATAACTATAACCTAGCGGTGAAAGGTGGACTTTTAAACACTCAAGTAAGACAATTTAGAACCACTGAAGACTTAAGAGAGCTTTTACAAAGAGACGCGAGATATGGGGTTGATTATAATGGCTCAGGTGGCTTTGAAACGACAGGGGAAGATGTCAATGAGGGCGTAACTGTAACCATAACAGAAAATGGAAATTACTCCATTTCAAACCCAAATAAAACAACAACCCCACCGCAAGGTATCAACGGCGTTAATAGGACGAACCACGACCTAAATTTCAATGTAACAGCCTACACCGATAAACAAGGTAAGGTCAGCACAAATGACGCCTTTACGAAAATCTTTAAAGCCTTTGACGGGGTGCAAACTGTGGGTAGTATGAAAAAAGAAAGCGAACAACTTAAGCTTTCAGCCTTTTCAGCAGGACTTGAAATTTTTGACTCACTTGGTAACAAGCACACCCTAGAAGTGCAGTTTGTCAAGCAAACCACCACCCAGGACGGCGGTAACGAGTGGCAAATGATAATCCGTGTGCCAGAACCTGCCGAAATCAACACAACAGGCGATGGACCGGCTAACATAGTCGTAGGAACAGCGCGTTTTAATAATGACGGCTCTTTGGCGAGTTATAACCCCAAAACGCTTAACTTTAGCCCAAATAACGGTGCTATGCCTAACCAGCAGATAAAACTTAGCTTTGGAACAAGCGGTGGAAATGACGGACTTGTAAGCTCAAGCTCTGCTTCAACGCTCACCAACCAAGCCACAGATGGCTACGCTTCAGGGAATTTAAAGCCTGATGCTATCCGTGTCGATGACAAAGGACACATTTTAGGCGAATTTACAAATGGAAAAGTTTTCTCCGTGGCTCAAATCGCTATGGCGAGTGTGGCAAATAACTCAGGACTTGAAGAAATCGGCGGAAACCTCTTCAAAGTAACGGGAAATAGTGGCGACATCGTAGTCGGTGAAGCAGGAACAGGCGGACGCGGAGAGATGAAAACCTCAGCGCTTGAAATGAGTAATGTGGATTTAAGTCGCTCACTCACTCAGCTCATCGTGGTGCAAAGAGGCTATCAAGCCAACTCAAAAACCATAAGCACGAGCGACCAAATGCTTAACACGCTTTTACAGCTTAAGCAGTAG